In a single window of the Gadus macrocephalus chromosome 6, ASM3116895v1 genome:
- the orai1a gene encoding calcium release-activated calcium channel protein 1 encodes MSLNEHSLQALSWRKLYLSRAKLKATSRTSALLSGFAMVAMVEVQLDPNHEYPPGLLIAFSACTTILVAVHLFALMISTCILPNLEAVSNVHNLNSVNESPHERMHRHIELAWAFSTVIGTLLFLTEVVLLCWVKFLPLRRPEDKDNGQISPGEAAAIASTCIMVPFGVVFIMFAIHFYRTLVSHKTDRQIKELERVIQLQNQLDHGGEAADDLQGSVHFPMV; translated from the exons ATGAGTTTGAACGAGCACTCCTTGCAGGCGCTGTCATGGAGAAAACTTTATTTGAGTAGAGCAAAGCTGAAAGCTACGAGTCGTACCTCTGCTCTTTTGTCAGGTTTCGCCATG GTTGCCATGGTGGAGGTCCAGCTGGACCCCAACCACGAGTACCCCCCTGGGCTCCTCATCGCCTTCAGCGCCTGCACCACCATCCTGGTGGCGGTGCACCTCTTCGCACTCATGATCAGCACCTGCATCCTGCCCAACCTCGAGGCCGTCAGCAACGTGCACAACCTGAACTCGGTCAACGAATCCCCGCACGAGCGCATGCACCGGCACATTGAGCTGGCCTGGGCCTTCTCCACCGTCATCGGCACGCTGCTGTTCCTGACGGAGGTGGTGCTCCTGTGCTGGGTTAAGTTCCTGCCGCTGCGGCGCCCCGAGGACAAGGACAACGGGCAGATCAGCCCCGGCGAGGCGGCCGCCATAGCCTCCACGTGCATCATGGTGCCCTTCGGCGTGGTGTTCATCATGTTCGCTATTCACTTCTACCGCACGCTGGTCAGCCACAAGACGGACCGGCAGATCAAGGAGCTGGAGCGCGTGATCCAGCTCCAGAACCAGCTGGACCACGGGGGCGAGGCGGCCGATGACCTCCAGGGGTCGGTCCACTTCCCCATGGTCTAG
- the LOC132459128 gene encoding histone-lysine N-methyltransferase SETD1B-A-like, with product MESEQHSIDRKRAPQQWKSCKLIIDPLLTNGLYKVYRYDGHSFNIPVDDLGVFPVETVRDPRICRLWSKCTSAELAIPNYKIDEYYVGPVPLKEVTFARLNDNVKEAFLTEMCKKYGEVDEVEIFYNPKTIKHLGIGKVIFDTVKAARDTVRHLHDTSVMGNIIHVEVDPKGENRKRYFKLLVDGIYTPWTLPVGSNEQSLQSLIDTLPSQQGCKPPGRESFICSPTSISTPLSLDTAYSSICQDTPQSFGLTPRSQGTPCTPYLSGTPLSQDSCYSSLQATPVQQGEPPAHTIHTVSRRDVYRKPGRHNGRHRKASYLSCLFKHVRPQPPLPLFGQTLGADSGSQAALCVENSPPSGGGPTDPSSGFFPSRSQGVVTAALSLGHGSPSQPLGTNGFSDRDDGALSPPAFRPGVTELPPSPVAASPGGLRDESESLDSRIEMLLNKSRGAADASFPSSALPAGDGTEGVGEPPTAFFAHRSSQYRPASDPVSVDSARTGTGSLTPSRRSGAVSPSPVPEDDEEDETVQAVASLLRVTPSPLLSPLRNTGRRVNPQYSKRLRSEDRYVKQDKRSPASRRSAVFTSKGTFQSPPPSFPGPARIRTPHFRFPLPSIPPSVPLFPLRLPNGTIPFPPPCWPPPPSLGPGCGIARPPPSIPPPPPPPTLLGPRPTLMAPPAAAVHPGHSYPLHVQPPQHLGMPSLPGQASAPWAGLPLPRFNPFMPPPGYEPRREDPHRGTVEKVIQVFMEELSSIIKKDITRRMVEVVAFKAFDKWWDDQEQKSKMFEVPLQTGSGRPEQRAKPKKPLCPIIGQHKPVQLPSFKVKRKESLDPGTSEASQNTRHTSPPHQHNVPPENTEPEKVRDGDELRSETADAWSGGGAALRRRHARPLLLDDSDDEAEEGGAAKTKENEIHHQEEEERSGAVRAAPLTQCNTEDHDEMENQNVQSQTEHEEVIISSAECFSDSESLSEVCSSFWEDSDGSSVSGSSVSGTESNKAPSVSGSESMEGSSVSSASVSGSESIEASSDCDLSSEEEDYSCKEPDSDEGYIVISSDEERIDLESPASPRAPQTPQTPQTPQTPQTPQTPLTPGARLELTGLQDWYDGLEGESPGKDQYTDLLDPLLENYPAGLHPGPLQSPFMQGMEATFDLPMDSPEWRPDSPATLETLRPPTPTGSLGYGDPDLLVGGKPTPPAAEAAERPRTPGRGIAGEDSADEFLSLPLTGRLVANPLLSPSPELHASYPTDQDRPKTPGREEGRGWGLPHASARVPATPGGAASPLKEATAAMFTPPLSLCSHPYVRTPRTPGRDIVLRHGPPARRRRRRSGAMGGRGGPPSEGSPLPHRFLPDSSAEPQASKGPWVTLATVSRPLQGLENMPGLLHSDGQRGACRERGEQWRWQRERRARRKRRRRWAHQRRRRRWSKPPPCRSPPWSRSQCEETEVLHDVWREGLDEEDARHLLLSHQRLLRRDNGLGWLSDTLWVPHVVDAMHSLELLDIKCHPWLQELDNNMNLGYFRSYCIHPPTPVTLLVDILDSSPLTSSTPGSGEDRGAERGSGCARSEGFYTISRTEKLKNLNDARLAPEPPATSALGFSTSAHPQSSLRAGSDFRSEQRRLLSSFSCDSDLVKFNQLKFRKKRIRFARSHIHDWGLFALEPIAADELVIEYVGQTIRQVIADMREKQYEEQGIGSSYLFRVDQDTIIDATKCGNLARFINHSCNPNCYAKIITVESQKKIVIYSRQPIAVSEEITYDYKFPIEDEKIPCLCGADGCHGTLN from the exons ATGGAAAGCGAACAACACAGCATTGACAGAAAGAGAGCGCCTCAGCAGTGGAAAAGTTGCAAGCTCATTATAGACCCTTTGTTGACGAATGGATTGTATAAAGTATATCGCTACGATGGACACTCTTTCAACATCCCC GTGGACGACCTAGGAGTGTTCCCCGTGGAAACTGTTCGTGATCCTCGCATCTGTCGCCTGTGGAGCAAGTGCACAAGCGCTGAGTTAGCGATTCCTAACTATAAG ATCGACGAGTACTATGTGGGTCCAGTTCCTCTTAAAGAAGTGACGTTTGCCCGGTTAAATGACAACGTGAAGGAAGCGTTCTTGACCGAAATGTGCAAAAAGTATGGTGAAGTGGACGAAGTGGAAATATTCTACAACCCTAAGACCATAAAGCATTTAGGAATCGGAAAAGTGATTTTTGACACTGTCAAGGCTGCGAGAGACACTGTGCGACACCTCCATGACACGTCTGTGATGGGGAACATCATCCACGTAGAGGTCGATCCAAAAG GTGAAAACCGGAAGCGTTACTTCAAACTTCTAGTAGATGGAATTTATACCCCTTGGACATTACCAGTGGGAAGCAATGAGCAAAGCCTTCAAAGTCTTATTGACACTTTACCG TCTCAACAGGGCTGTAAACCTCCAGGAAGAGAGAGTTTCATCTGCAGTCCCACCAGCATCAGTACCCCTCTGTCTCTGGACACAGCCTACTCCAGCATCTGCCAAGACACGCCTCAAAGCTTCGGCCTGACCCCTCGTTCTCAGGGAACCCCTTGCACCCCTTACCTCTCCGGGACACCCCTCTCACAGGACTCCTGCTACTCCAGCCTGCAGGCCACCCCCGTCCAGCAGGGGGAACCCCCCGCGCACACCATCCATACCGTGTCCCGACGGGACGTCTATCGCAAACCAGGGAGGCACAACGGAAGACACCGCAAAGCCTCGTACCTCAGCTGCCTCTTCAAGCACGTCCGCCCGCAGCCGCCGCTGCCGCTCTTCGGCCAGACACTGGGGGCAGACAGCGGTTCGCAAGCGGCTTTGTGTGTCGAGAACTCGCCGCCCTCCGGTGGAGGGCCCACAGATCCCTCCTCCGGCTTCTTCCCCTCCAGATCCCAAGGGGTCGTCACCGCCGCCCTCAGTCTCGGCCACGGCTCGCCCTCCCAACCCCTCGGCACAAACGGCTTCTCCGACCGGGACGACGGAGCGCTCTCCCCCCCGGCGTTCCGTCCGGGCGTCACGGAGCTACCGCCCTCTCCGGTCGCCGCCTCTCCGGGGGGCCTCCGCGATGAGTCGGAGAGCCTGGACTCCCGCATCGAGATGCTGCTGAACAAGAGCCGTGGCGCCGCCGacgcctccttcccctcctccgcGTTACCCGCTGGAGACGGTACAGAGGGCGTGGGGGAACCGCCGACAGCCTTTTTTGCACACCGCTCTTCTCAGTACCGCCCGGCCTCAGACCCGGTGTCGGTGGACTCGGCGCGGACCGGCACTGGCTCCCTGACGCCAAGCCGCCGTTCCGGGGCCGTGAGCCCATCTCCTGTCCCtgaggacgacgaggaggacgagacGGTCCAGGCAGTGGCCTCTCTCCTGAGAGTCACTCCGTCTCCCCTGCTGTCCCCTCTCAGAAATACAGGGAGGAGGGTGAATCCTCAATACTCAAAAAGACTCAGATCAGAG GATCGCTATGTCAAGCAGGACAAGAGGAGCCCTGCGAGCAGAAGGTCTGCAGTGTTCACATCCAAAGGAACCTTCcagtctcctcccccctccttccctggcCCCGCCCGGATACGGACCCCCCACTTCaggttcccccttccctccatccccccctctgTTCCCCTGTTCCCTCTGCGCCTGCCCAACGGCACCATCCCCTTTCCTCCGCCCTGCTGGCCCCCGCCTCCCTCTCTGGGCCCGGGCTGTGGCATCGCCAGACCCCCTCCgtccatccctccacctccaccaccacccactttGCTCGGGCCGCGTCCAACACTTATGGCACCGCCCGCTGCTGCTGTGCATCCTGGGCACTCCTACCCTTTACACGTGCAACCCCCCCAGCACCTGGGCATGCCCAGCCTGCCAGGGCAGGCCAGCGCCCCCTGGGCCGGTCTGCCCCTGCCCCGCTTCAACCCCTTCATGCCTCCGCCAGGGTATGAGCCCCGAAGGGAGGACCCTCACAGAGGGACCGTGGAGAAGGTTATACAGGTGTTCATGGAAGAGCTGTCGTCCATCATTAAGAAGGACATCACACGCAGAATGGTGGAAGTGGTGGCCTTCAAGGCCTTTGACAAATGGTGGGACGACCAGGAGCAGAAGTCTAAA ATGTTCGAGGTCCCTTTACAGACAGGCTCAGGAAGACCTGAACAGAGGGCTAAACCAAAGAAGCCACTATGCCCGATCATCGGCCAGCATAAACCAGTTCAACTGCCCTCCTTCAAG GTGAAAAGGAAAGAATCACTTGACCCCGGCACCTCAGAGGCCTCACAAAACACACGTCACACGTCACCTCCACATCAGCACAACGTTCCACCTGAAAACACAG AACCAGAGAAGGTACGCGATGGCGACGAGCTCAGGTCGGAGACGGCTGACGCGTGGAGCGGCGGCGGTGCAGCGCTCAGACGGAGGCACGCCCGGCCGTTGCTGCTGGACGACTCCGACGACGAGGCGGAGGAAGGTGGCGCTGCGAAGACGAAGGAGAATGAGATTCACCACCAGGAGGAAGAAGAGCGTTCCGGAGCGGTCAGGGCAGCTCCTCTCACCCAG TGTAACACAGAGGACCATGATGAGATGGAGAACCAGAATGTACAAAGTCAGACGGAGCATGAAGAGGTCATCATCTCCAGTGCTGAGTGTTTCTCAGACAGCG aGTCTCTTTCAGAGGTGTGCAGCAGCTTCTGGGAGGACAGCGATGGCTCCTCGGTCTCCGGCTCCTCAGTCTCAGGCACCGAGAGCAACAAGGCCCCCTCGGTCTCCGGCTCTGAGAGCATGGAGGGCTCATCGGTCTCCAGCGCCTCGGTCTCAGGCTCTGAGAGCATCGAGGCCTCCTCCGACTGTGACCTCAGCTCTGAGGAGGAAGACTATAGCTGCAAAGAGCCGGACAGCGATGAAGGCTACATTGTTATATCATCGGACGAGGAGCGGATAGACCTGGAGTCCCCTGCCAGCCCCCGGGCTCCCCAGACACCCCAGACCCCGCAGACCCCGCAGACCCCGCAGACCCCGCAGACCCCGCTCACCCCGGGGGCCAGGCTGGAGCTGACCGGACTGCAGGACTGGTACGACGGTCTGGAAGGAGAGAGTCCTGGGAAAGACCAATACACGGACCTGCTGGACCCGTTGCTGGAGAACTACCCAGCAGGCTTGCACCCGGGTCCTCTCCAGTCTCCCTTCATGCAAG GGATGGAGGCCACCTTCGACCTGCCGATGGACAGCCCCGAGTGGAGACCGGACTCACCGGCGACCCTGGAGACCCTGCGGCCGCCGACCCCGACCGGCTCCCTGGGGTACGGCGACCCGGACCTTCTGGTGGGGGGCAAGCCGACGCCCCCTGCAGCGGAGGCGGCCGAGCGGCCACGCACCCCCGGCCGCGGCATCGCCGGGGAGGACTCCGCAGACGAgttcctctccctgcctctgacGGGACGCCTGGTGGCCAACCCCctgctctccccctccccggagCTCCACGCTTCGTACCCCACCGACCAGGACCGGCCCAAGACcccggggagggaggaggggagaggatggggtCTCCCGCATGCCTCCGCAAGGGTGCCGGCCACACCAGGGGGAGCGGCGAGTCCCTTGAAGGAGGCCACCGCCGCGATGTTTACCCCCCCGCTGTCCTTGTGCAGCCACCCCTACGTCAGAACTCCCAGGACCCCTGGCCGGGACATTGTCCTCCGCCACGGACCTCCCGcccgcaggaggaggaggaggagtggggcgATGGGAGGAAGGGGTGGTCCGCCCTCTGAAGGGTCTCCTCTTCCCCACCGCTTTCTCCCAGACTCCTCAGCAGAGCCCCAGGCCTCTAAGGGCCCGTGGGTCACCTTGGCAACCGTCTCCAGGCCTCTCCAAGGGCTGGAGAACATGCCTGGGCTCCTGCACAGTGACGGCCAGAGGGGGGCCTGccgggagagaggggagcagtggaggtggcagagggagaggagggcgaggaggaagaggaggagacggtggGCGCACCAGCGGAGACGACGGAGGTGGTCTAAACCCCCTCCCTGCCGGTCGCCCCCCTGGTCCCGGTCCCAGTGCGAGGAGACGGAGGTCCTCCACGACGTGTGGAGGGAGGGCCTGGATGAGGAGGACGCTCGGCACCTGCTGCTCTCCCACCAGAGGCTGCTGCGCCGGGACAACGGGCTGGGCTGGCTCAGTGACACCCTGTGGGTGCCTCA CGTGGTTGATGCAATGCATAGCTTAGAGCTCTTAGATATTAAATGTCATCCCTGGTTGCAAGAACTCGACAACAATATGAACTTGGGTTATTTTAGGTCATACTGCATCCACCCGCCCACCCCAGTGACGTTACTAGTTGACATCCTTGACTCCTCACCACTGACCAGCAGCACCCCGGGGAGCGGTGAGGACCGTGGCGCCGAGCGCGGCAGCGGCTGCGCCCGCAGCGAGGGCTTCTACACCATCAGCCGGACAGAGAAACTCAAGAATCTGAACGACGCACGACTGGCCCCAGAGCCGCCGGCCACCAGCGCACTG GGCTTCTCCACGTCAGCCCACCCTCAGAGCTCGCTAAGGGCCGGCTCCGACTTCAGGTCGGAACAGCGCCGCCTGCTGTCCTCCTTCAGCTGTGACAGCGACCTGGTCAAGTTCAACCAGCTGAAG TTCCGCAAGAAGAGGATCCGTTTTGCCAGGAGCCACATCCACGACTGGGGCCTCTTTGCCTTGGAACCCATAGCAGCAGACGAGCTGGTCATTGAGTATGTGGGCCAGACCATCAGACAG
- the kdm2ba gene encoding lysine (K)-specific demethylase 2Ba isoform X2: protein MAFSLSGDEEDYESDAEQQRAANRPKPKVGTSAAIKLPSNRNSSGARRRRTRCRKCEACLRTECGECHFCKDMKKFGGPGRMKQSCIMRQCIAPVLPHTAVCVVCKEAGKEDTLEEEEDKFNFMLMECSICNEIVHPNCLKVSDATGVVNDELPNCWECPKCNHAGKTGKVCKQKRGPGFKYASNLPGSLLREQRPQKEEGGEVLVAQAPKKRPDREETPRYRPEEVLHHRQPPMLSPSGLSRPRFEEKLRKKRKLFDEDEYEDLGVNKKERSDEPFFPKLLHQIKREEEDQEEEEEDYDEEDKEPHYRSAVAERRGRPGDEADDKEHKADPLPPPVKTPVPDSDQSLCSSPQAGPSSEGGSETPEKGPRPKVRRKRRLPNRELSRELSKALNQEIQKKEDCLANENRQPFKTEPESENEEPKKPFRHHGGDLGDQRAHLRAKEMNGGTPWELRHFYPSPITPLGFNRSTPTTRPLPPHSPPKCVQMERHVIRPPPISPPPDRLPTREGRTHVLQRELWMRAFGFLSHKELCACMRVCKTWNRWCCDKRLWTTMDLNRCTSITPLMLSGVIRRQPASLDLSWTNISKKQLSWLINRLPGLRVLKLCGCSWVAVSALCTSNCPLLRMLDVQWVEGLKDAQMRDLLSPPTDNRPGQLDNRCKLRNVVELRLAGLDITDSSLRLISRQMPQLARLDLSYCNHVNDQSVNLLTAAGTTTRDSLTEINLSVCNRVTDHSLTFFKRCGSICQIDLRYCKQVSSMACERFIAEMSVSVPFGLKEERLLQKIS, encoded by the exons ATGGCCTTTTCACTAAGCGGAGACGAGGAGGATTATGAGTCAGATGCTGAACAG CAACGGGCGGCCAATCGCCCGAAGCCCAAGGTGGGAACGTCGGCGGCCATCAAGCTGCCGTCCAACCGCAACTCTTCGGGAGCGCGGCGCCGGCGGACGCGATGCAGGAAGTGCGAGGCGTGCCTGCGCACAGAGTGTGGCGAGTGCCACTTCTGCAAGGACATGAAGAAGTTCGGGGGGCCGGGGCGCATGAAGCAGTCGTGCATAATGCGTCAGTGCATCGCG CCGGTGCTGCCCCACAcggcggtgtgtgtggtgtgcaaaGAGGCGGGGAAGGAGGACacactggaggaagaggaggacaagtTCAACTTCATGCTAATGGAGTGCTCCATCTGCAACGAGATCGTCCACCCCAACTGTCTCAAG GTGAGCGACGCTACGGGTGTGGTGAATGATGAACTGCCCAACTGTTGGGAATGCCCCAAGTGCAACCATGCAGGGAAAACAGGAAAA GTATGTAAGCAAAAAAGAGGCCCAGGATTCAAGTATGCCTCCAACCTCCCGGGCTCTCTGCTGCGGGAACAGAGGCcccagaaggaggaggggggcgaggtcCTGGTGGCCCAGGCCCCCAAGAAGCGCCCCGACCGGGAGGAGACGCCCAGGTACCGGCCGGAGGAGGTCCTGCACCACCGGCAGCCCCCCATGCTGTCCCCCAGCGGCCTGAGCCGACCCCGCTTCGAGGAGAagctgaggaagaagaggaagctcTTTGACGAGGACGAGTACGAGGACCTGGGCGTCAATAAGAAG GAGAGGTCGGACGAGCCCTTCTTCCCCAAACTCCTGCATCAGATCaaaagggaagaggaggaccaggaggaggaggaggaagactacGACGAAGAAGACAAGGAGCCCCACTACCGCTCGGCGGTGGCGGAGAGACGCGGGCGCCCCGGGGACGAGGCGGACGACAAGGAGCACAAGGCGGACCCGCTGCCCCCGCCCGTCAAGACGCCGGTGCCCGACAGCGACCAGTCGCTCTGCAGCTCCCCGCAGGCGGGCCCCAGCAGCGAGGGGGGCAGCGAGACGCCTGAGAAGGGCCCGCGGCCCAAAGTGCGGCGCAAGCGGCGGCTGCCCAACAGGGAGCTGAGCCGGGAGCTGAGCAAGGCCCTGAACCAGGAGATCCAGAAGAAGGAGGACTGCCTGGCCAACGAGAACCGCCAGCCCTTCAAGACGGAGCCCGAGAGCGAGAACGAGGAGCCCAAGAAGCCCTTCCGCCACCACGGCGGCGACCTGGGGGACCAGCGGGCCCACCTCCGCGCCAAGGAGATGAACGGCGGCACGCCCTGGGAGCTGCGCCACTTCTACCCCAGCCCCATCACGCCGCTGGGCTTCAACCGCAGCACGCCCACCACCCGCCCGCTGCCGCCACACTCGCCGCCCAAGTGCGTCCAGATGGAGCGCCACGTGATCCGGCCgccccccatcagccccccGCCGGACCGGCTGCCCACCAGGGAGGGCCGGACCCACGTGCTGCAGCGGGAGCTGTGGATGAGGGCGTTTGGTTTCCTCTCGCACAAGGAGCTGTGCGCCTGCATGCGGGTCTGCAAGACGTGGAACAGATG gTGCTGCGACAAGCGGCTGTGGACCACCATGGACCTGAACCGCTGCACGTCCATCACCCCACTGATGCTGAGCGGGGTGATCCGCCGGCAGCCCGCCTCGCTCGACCTCAGCTGGACCAACATCTCCAAGAAGCAGCTCAGCTGGCTCATCAACCGgctgccag GCCTGCGCGTGCTGAAGCTCTGTGGGTGCTCCTGGGTGGCGGTGTCTGCCCTCTGCACCTCCAACTGCCCGCTGCTCCGCATGCTTGACGTCCAATGGGTGGAGGGCCTGAAGGACGCCCAGATGAGGGACCTGCTGTCCCCCCCCACGGACAACCGACCAG GCCAGCTGGACAACCGCTGCAAGCTGCGCAACGTGGTGGAGCTGCGGCTGGCGGGCCTGGACATCACAGACAGCTCGCTGCGCCTCATCAGCCGCCAGATGCCCCAGCTGGCGCGCCTGGACCTTAGCTACTGCAACCACGTCAACGACCAGTCGGTCAACCTGCTGACCGCCGCTGGCACCACCACCCGGGACTCGCTCACCGAGATCAACCTGTCAG TGTGTAACCGGGTGACGGACCACTCGCTCACCTTCTTCAAGCGCTGCGGCAGCATCTGCCAGATCGACCTGCGCTACTGCAAGCAGGTGAGCAGCATGGCCTGCGAGCGCTTCATCGCAGAGATGTCTGTGAGCGTGCCCTTCGGTCTGAAGGAGGAGAGACTGCTGCAGAAGATCAGCTAG
- the kdm2ba gene encoding lysine (K)-specific demethylase 2Ba isoform X1 — translation MAFSLSGDEEDYESDAEQQRAANRPKPKVGTSAAIKLPSNRNSSGARRRRTRCRKCEACLRTECGECHFCKDMKKFGGPGRMKQSCIMRQCIAPVLPHTAVCVVCKEAGKEDTLEEEEDKFNFMLMECSICNEIVHPNCLKVSDATGVVNDELPNCWECPKCNHAGKTGKQKRGPGFKYASNLPGSLLREQRPQKEEGGEVLVAQAPKKRPDREETPRYRPEEVLHHRQPPMLSPSGLSRPRFEEKLRKKRKLFDEDEYEDLGVNKKVGLVFPRQKAGDFKRLPEVVALVTLSLCFSSPQERSDEPFFPKLLHQIKREEEDQEEEEEDYDEEDKEPHYRSAVAERRGRPGDEADDKEHKADPLPPPVKTPVPDSDQSLCSSPQAGPSSEGGSETPEKGPRPKVRRKRRLPNRELSRELSKALNQEIQKKEDCLANENRQPFKTEPESENEEPKKPFRHHGGDLGDQRAHLRAKEMNGGTPWELRHFYPSPITPLGFNRSTPTTRPLPPHSPPKCVQMERHVIRPPPISPPPDRLPTREGRTHVLQRELWMRAFGFLSHKELCACMRVCKTWNRWCCDKRLWTTMDLNRCTSITPLMLSGVIRRQPASLDLSWTNISKKQLSWLINRLPGLRVLKLCGCSWVAVSALCTSNCPLLRMLDVQWVEGLKDAQMRDLLSPPTDNRPGQLDNRCKLRNVVELRLAGLDITDSSLRLISRQMPQLARLDLSYCNHVNDQSVNLLTAAGTTTRDSLTEINLSVCNRVTDHSLTFFKRCGSICQIDLRYCKQVSSMACERFIAEMSVSVPFGLKEERLLQKIS, via the exons ATGGCCTTTTCACTAAGCGGAGACGAGGAGGATTATGAGTCAGATGCTGAACAG CAACGGGCGGCCAATCGCCCGAAGCCCAAGGTGGGAACGTCGGCGGCCATCAAGCTGCCGTCCAACCGCAACTCTTCGGGAGCGCGGCGCCGGCGGACGCGATGCAGGAAGTGCGAGGCGTGCCTGCGCACAGAGTGTGGCGAGTGCCACTTCTGCAAGGACATGAAGAAGTTCGGGGGGCCGGGGCGCATGAAGCAGTCGTGCATAATGCGTCAGTGCATCGCG CCGGTGCTGCCCCACAcggcggtgtgtgtggtgtgcaaaGAGGCGGGGAAGGAGGACacactggaggaagaggaggacaagtTCAACTTCATGCTAATGGAGTGCTCCATCTGCAACGAGATCGTCCACCCCAACTGTCTCAAG GTGAGCGACGCTACGGGTGTGGTGAATGATGAACTGCCCAACTGTTGGGAATGCCCCAAGTGCAACCATGCAGGGAAAACAGGAAAA CAAAAAAGAGGCCCAGGATTCAAGTATGCCTCCAACCTCCCGGGCTCTCTGCTGCGGGAACAGAGGCcccagaaggaggaggggggcgaggtcCTGGTGGCCCAGGCCCCCAAGAAGCGCCCCGACCGGGAGGAGACGCCCAGGTACCGGCCGGAGGAGGTCCTGCACCACCGGCAGCCCCCCATGCTGTCCCCCAGCGGCCTGAGCCGACCCCGCTTCGAGGAGAagctgaggaagaagaggaagctcTTTGACGAGGACGAGTACGAGGACCTGGGCGTCAATAAGAAGGTAGGTCTGGTGTTTCCACGTCAAAAAGCCGGTGACTTTAAGAGGCTTCCGGAGGTTGTTGCGTTGGTAACGTTGTCCCTTTGTTTCTCCTCCCCACAGGAGAGGTCGGACGAGCCCTTCTTCCCCAAACTCCTGCATCAGATCaaaagggaagaggaggaccaggaggaggaggaggaagactacGACGAAGAAGACAAGGAGCCCCACTACCGCTCGGCGGTGGCGGAGAGACGCGGGCGCCCCGGGGACGAGGCGGACGACAAGGAGCACAAGGCGGACCCGCTGCCCCCGCCCGTCAAGACGCCGGTGCCCGACAGCGACCAGTCGCTCTGCAGCTCCCCGCAGGCGGGCCCCAGCAGCGAGGGGGGCAGCGAGACGCCTGAGAAGGGCCCGCGGCCCAAAGTGCGGCGCAAGCGGCGGCTGCCCAACAGGGAGCTGAGCCGGGAGCTGAGCAAGGCCCTGAACCAGGAGATCCAGAAGAAGGAGGACTGCCTGGCCAACGAGAACCGCCAGCCCTTCAAGACGGAGCCCGAGAGCGAGAACGAGGAGCCCAAGAAGCCCTTCCGCCACCACGGCGGCGACCTGGGGGACCAGCGGGCCCACCTCCGCGCCAAGGAGATGAACGGCGGCACGCCCTGGGAGCTGCGCCACTTCTACCCCAGCCCCATCACGCCGCTGGGCTTCAACCGCAGCACGCCCACCACCCGCCCGCTGCCGCCACACTCGCCGCCCAAGTGCGTCCAGATGGAGCGCCACGTGATCCGGCCgccccccatcagccccccGCCGGACCGGCTGCCCACCAGGGAGGGCCGGACCCACGTGCTGCAGCGGGAGCTGTGGATGAGGGCGTTTGGTTTCCTCTCGCACAAGGAGCTGTGCGCCTGCATGCGGGTCTGCAAGACGTGGAACAGATG gTGCTGCGACAAGCGGCTGTGGACCACCATGGACCTGAACCGCTGCACGTCCATCACCCCACTGATGCTGAGCGGGGTGATCCGCCGGCAGCCCGCCTCGCTCGACCTCAGCTGGACCAACATCTCCAAGAAGCAGCTCAGCTGGCTCATCAACCGgctgccag GCCTGCGCGTGCTGAAGCTCTGTGGGTGCTCCTGGGTGGCGGTGTCTGCCCTCTGCACCTCCAACTGCCCGCTGCTCCGCATGCTTGACGTCCAATGGGTGGAGGGCCTGAAGGACGCCCAGATGAGGGACCTGCTGTCCCCCCCCACGGACAACCGACCAG GCCAGCTGGACAACCGCTGCAAGCTGCGCAACGTGGTGGAGCTGCGGCTGGCGGGCCTGGACATCACAGACAGCTCGCTGCGCCTCATCAGCCGCCAGATGCCCCAGCTGGCGCGCCTGGACCTTAGCTACTGCAACCACGTCAACGACCAGTCGGTCAACCTGCTGACCGCCGCTGGCACCACCACCCGGGACTCGCTCACCGAGATCAACCTGTCAG TGTGTAACCGGGTGACGGACCACTCGCTCACCTTCTTCAAGCGCTGCGGCAGCATCTGCCAGATCGACCTGCGCTACTGCAAGCAGGTGAGCAGCATGGCCTGCGAGCGCTTCATCGCAGAGATGTCTGTGAGCGTGCCCTTCGGTCTGAAGGAGGAGAGACTGCTGCAGAAGATCAGCTAG